CGCGGCACGCCCTTGCTGTCCGCCGTGCCCAGGAAGCGGAGAGTGGGTGGGGGCGAACTCAAGTCCCCAGCAGCCGCCGGGCCGCCCCCTCCAGGTCGCCGCTCCCCGCGAGGCTGGTCCCCACGAGCACCGCGTCGGCGAGGCCGCGCACGCCGTCCACGTCGGCGGGCGTGCGGTAGCCGCTCTCCGCGACGAGGAGGCCCGTGAAGCCCCCCTCCCGCGCCCGGCGGATAAGGTGGGGACTCACGCCGAGGTCGATGTGCAGGGTGGTCAGGTCGCGGTTGTTCACCCCGATGATTTCCGCGCCCGCTATCAGCGCCACATCCAATTCCACCTCGTCGTGGACCTCCACGAGCGCGTCGAGGCCGAGTTGGTGGGCCGTCTCCAGGTACTCGCCCACCGCCTCGCCGAGCACACTGACCATCAGCAACGCGGCGGACGCGCCCCAGTCGGCGGCCTCGCGGAGCATGGCGGGGTGAACCACGAAGTCCTTGCGGAGGACGGGCACGCTTACGGCAGAAACGACCGCGTGCAGCGCCTCCGGGTTTCCGTCGAAGTGTCGCGGCTCGGTGAGGACGCTGATGGCCGCCGCACCTCCAGCCTCGTAAGCGCGGGCGGCGGTCGCTGGGTCGAGGGGGGCGATGGCACCCTCGCTGGGGCTGGCCCGCTTGACCTCCGCGATCAGGGCGAGGGCCGCTCCCGAGAGCGCCGCATGGAACCGCCTGTGCCGGGGACGGGCCGCACCCAGCGCCGCGTCCGCCCCCGCGTAGTCCCCCGCCCGCTCGCGCACGATGCGCCCCAGCACGCCGGGCACCCGCCCGAAGTTCGCCGCCGCCCCACCCGTCATGGGCCGGAGTATACGGGTGGGGCGGGCCAGGGCCGCGTGTTAGCCTGAACCCCATATGAGCCTCGCCCCCGGTCTCGGCCCCGTGCAGATTTCGCAGGAGCAGCTTCAAGCGCGCGTTCAGGAACTGGGCCGCAAGATTCACGCCGACTACCAGGGCCGCGACCCGCACCTGATCTGCGTGCTCAACGGGGCGTTCCTCTTCCACGCCGACCTCGTGCGCGCCCTCGGGATGCCCTGCACCATCGACTTTCTCCAGGCGAGCAGCTACGGCGACGCCAAGCAGACGAGCGGCGAGGTCA
This is a stretch of genomic DNA from Deinococcus sp. YIM 134068. It encodes these proteins:
- the trpC gene encoding indole-3-glycerol phosphate synthase TrpC, which encodes MTGGAAANFGRVPGVLGRIVRERAGDYAGADAALGAARPRHRRFHAALSGAALALIAEVKRASPSEGAIAPLDPATAARAYEAGGAAAISVLTEPRHFDGNPEALHAVVSAVSVPVLRKDFVVHPAMLREAADWGASAALLMVSVLGEAVGEYLETAHQLGLDALVEVHDEVELDVALIAGAEIIGVNNRDLTTLHIDLGVSPHLIRRAREGGFTGLLVAESGYRTPADVDGVRGLADAVLVGTSLAGSGDLEGAARRLLGT